One part of the Brevundimonas subvibrioides ATCC 15264 genome encodes these proteins:
- the rplE gene encoding 50S ribosomal protein L5, which translates to MADTKYTPRLKGDYNERIKGVMTEKFGYTNPMQLPRLDKIVLNMGIGEAVADSKKANAALKDLTQIAGQKAVPTKARTSIAGFKLREGMIIGGKVTLRGDQMYEFLDRLITIALPRVKDFRGLKPTSFDGRGNYAMGLKEHIVFPEINYDQIDQMWGMDIIVCTTARTDDEARALLTEFKFPFVKN; encoded by the coding sequence ATGGCCGATACGAAATACACCCCCCGCCTGAAGGGCGACTACAACGAGCGCATCAAGGGCGTGATGACCGAGAAGTTCGGTTACACCAACCCGATGCAGCTGCCGCGTCTGGACAAGATCGTCCTGAACATGGGCATCGGCGAAGCCGTCGCTGACTCCAAGAAGGCCAATGCGGCCCTCAAGGATCTGACGCAGATCGCCGGCCAGAAGGCGGTTCCGACCAAGGCCCGCACCTCCATCGCCGGCTTCAAGCTGCGCGAAGGCATGATCATCGGCGGCAAGGTCACCCTGCGCGGCGACCAGATGTACGAGTTCCTGGACCGTCTGATCACGATCGCCCTGCCGCGCGTGAAGGACTTCCGGGGCCTGAAGCCCACGTCGTTCGACGGCCGCGGCAACTACGCCATGGGTCTGAAGGAGCACATCGTGTTCCCGGAGATCAACTATGACCAGATCGATCAGATGTGGGGCATGGATATCATCGTCTGCACCACGGCTCGGACCGACGACGAGGCGCGCGCGCTTCTGACCGAGTTCAAGTTCCCGTTCGTGAAGAACTGA
- the rplR gene encoding 50S ribosomal protein L18, giving the protein MATTLKQKAAKRTERNRRRLKAMGNGRLRLSVHRSDKNISAQIIDDTQGITVASASSLEGDKAGTSKGSNKEAAAAIGKLVAERAIEKGIKDVVFDRGGYIYHGRVKALADAAREAGLNF; this is encoded by the coding sequence ATGGCAACGACCCTCAAGCAAAAAGCCGCCAAGCGCACCGAGCGCAACCGCCGCCGCCTCAAGGCGATGGGCAACGGTCGCCTGCGCCTGTCCGTGCACCGTTCGGACAAGAACATCTCGGCCCAGATCATCGACGACACCCAGGGCATCACGGTCGCCTCGGCCTCTTCGCTGGAAGGCGACAAGGCCGGAACCTCGAAGGGCTCCAACAAGGAGGCCGCTGCCGCCATCGGCAAGCTGGTCGCCGAGCGCGCCATCGAGAAGGGCATCAAGGACGTGGTCTTCGATCGCGGTGGCTACATCTATCACGGACGGGTGAAGGCGCTGGCGGATGCCGCGCGTGAAGCCGGCCTGAACTTCTAA
- the rplV gene encoding 50S ribosomal protein L22, whose product MPKTNNTRRVGETEARAKLTNVRISPQKLNLVAQSIRGLPVQKALNELEFSRKRISDDVRKVLYSAVSNAENNHNLDIDSLVVAEAFVGKNLVMKRFASRARGRSSRILKPFSEITIVVREAGEAA is encoded by the coding sequence ATGCCCAAGACCAACAACACCCGCCGCGTCGGCGAAACGGAAGCGCGCGCCAAGCTGACGAACGTCCGCATCAGCCCGCAGAAGCTGAACCTGGTCGCCCAGTCCATCCGTGGCCTGCCGGTCCAGAAGGCCCTGAACGAGCTGGAATTCAGCCGCAAGCGCATCTCGGACGACGTCCGCAAGGTGCTCTACAGCGCCGTGTCGAACGCCGAGAACAACCACAACCTGGACATCGACAGCCTGGTCGTTGCCGAGGCCTTCGTGGGCAAGAACCTGGTGATGAAGCGTTTCGCGAGCCGTGCTCGTGGCCGTTCGTCCCGCATCCTGAAACCGTTCAGCGAGATCACCATCGTGGTCCGTGAAGCCGGCGAGGCCGCCTGA
- the rpsS gene encoding 30S ribosomal protein S19: MARSSWKGPFVDGYLLKKADAVSTSGRKDVIKTWSRRSTILPQFVGLTFGVHNGHKHVPVHVNEDMVGMKLGEFSPTRSFPGHAADKKAKRK; encoded by the coding sequence ATGGCCCGTTCCTCCTGGAAAGGCCCGTTCGTCGACGGGTATCTGCTCAAGAAGGCCGACGCCGTTTCGACGTCGGGCCGCAAGGACGTGATCAAGACCTGGTCGCGCCGCTCCACCATCCTGCCGCAGTTCGTCGGTCTGACGTTCGGTGTCCACAACGGTCACAAGCACGTCCCCGTGCACGTGAACGAGGACATGGTCGGCATGAAACTGGGCGAGTTCTCGCCCACCCGTTCGTTCCCCGGCCACGCCGCGGACAAGAAAGCGAAGCGGAAGTAA
- the secY gene encoding preprotein translocase subunit SecY has translation MASAAEQLAANMNMGSFAKATELHKRLLFTLGALLVYRIGTYVPIPGINSEAFLQFFNNPDGQRGILDMFNMFSGGAVERMAVFALNVTPYISASIIVQLMGSVYPPWEKLKKEGGESGRKQLNQYTRYLTVILALAQSFGIAVGLNAQPNLVDSPGIFFLATTVVSLTGGTMFLMWLGEQVTARGVGNGISLIIFAGIVAVLPGTIGRLLGLAEQGQISAFALLFIVVMVVAVVVFIVFMERAQRRLLIQYPKRQEGNRMAGGERSFLPLKVNTAGVIPPIFASSLLLLPSTVANFAATANLPAWLAWLPTVAAQLTHGQPLFMVLYALLIVFFCFFYTSITFNPEDTAENLRKYGGFLPGIRPGKRTAEYLDYVLTRLTVIGAAYITAVCLLPEIVSANFGQGLYFGGTSVLIVVSVTMDTVAQIQSQLLAHQYEGLIKKAKLRGRGGRGAPAPVRR, from the coding sequence ATGGCTTCGGCCGCCGAACAACTCGCCGCCAATATGAACATGGGCTCGTTTGCGAAAGCGACCGAGCTGCACAAGCGTCTGCTGTTCACGCTGGGCGCACTGCTGGTCTATCGCATCGGTACCTATGTGCCGATCCCGGGGATCAACTCCGAAGCCTTCCTGCAGTTCTTCAACAATCCCGATGGCCAGCGCGGCATCCTGGACATGTTCAACATGTTCTCGGGTGGCGCGGTGGAGCGGATGGCCGTCTTCGCACTGAACGTGACGCCCTACATCTCGGCGTCGATCATCGTCCAGCTGATGGGCAGCGTGTATCCGCCGTGGGAGAAGCTGAAGAAGGAAGGCGGCGAAAGCGGGCGGAAGCAGCTCAACCAGTACACCCGCTACCTGACCGTGATCCTGGCTCTGGCGCAGTCGTTCGGCATCGCCGTCGGACTGAACGCCCAGCCCAATCTGGTCGACAGCCCCGGAATCTTCTTCCTCGCCACGACGGTCGTCTCGCTGACCGGCGGCACCATGTTCCTGATGTGGCTGGGCGAGCAGGTGACGGCGCGCGGCGTCGGCAACGGCATCTCGCTGATCATCTTCGCCGGGATCGTCGCGGTCCTGCCGGGCACGATCGGTCGCCTGCTGGGTCTGGCCGAGCAAGGCCAGATCTCGGCCTTCGCCCTGCTGTTCATCGTGGTGATGGTGGTGGCCGTGGTCGTGTTCATCGTCTTCATGGAGCGGGCCCAGCGTCGTCTGCTGATCCAGTATCCCAAGCGCCAGGAAGGCAACCGGATGGCGGGGGGCGAGCGTTCGTTCCTGCCGCTGAAGGTCAACACCGCCGGCGTCATTCCGCCGATCTTCGCATCGTCCCTGCTGCTGCTGCCGTCGACCGTCGCCAACTTCGCCGCGACCGCCAACCTGCCGGCGTGGCTGGCCTGGCTGCCGACCGTGGCGGCCCAGCTGACGCACGGCCAGCCGCTGTTCATGGTGCTGTATGCGCTGCTGATCGTGTTCTTCTGCTTCTTCTACACCTCGATCACCTTCAACCCCGAGGACACGGCCGAGAACCTGCGCAAATACGGCGGCTTCCTGCCGGGCATCCGTCCGGGCAAGCGGACGGCGGAATATCTGGACTATGTCCTGACCCGCCTGACCGTGATCGGTGCCGCCTACATCACCGCGGTCTGCCTGTTGCCCGAGATCGTGTCCGCCAACTTCGGACAAGGTCTGTACTTCGGCGGCACCTCGGTCCTGATCGTGGTCTCGGTGACGATGGACACGGTGGCGCAGATCCAGTCGCAGTTGCTGGCGCACCAGTACGAGGGCCTCATCAAGAAGGCCAAGCTGCGCGGCCGCGGCGGTCGCGGCGCACCTGCGCCGGTCCGACGCTAA
- the rpsE gene encoding 30S ribosomal protein S5 has product MAQAPQRGGGQGGNDRNRRDNRNAPAVDGPDSDIVEKLVHINRVAATVKGGRRFSFAALMVVGDGKGRVGFGHGKAREVPEAIRKATEEAKKTMIRVPLRENRTLHHDGNGRWGAGKIMMRAAPPGTGVIAGGPMRAVLETLGVADVVAKSTGSSNPYNMIRATFEALKVQSSPRQVASKRGKKVSDLMGRRNDGASAIEAAPEAVES; this is encoded by the coding sequence ATGGCCCAAGCACCCCAACGTGGCGGCGGACAAGGCGGCAACGACCGCAACCGTCGCGACAACCGCAACGCCCCCGCTGTCGACGGTCCGGATTCGGACATCGTCGAGAAGCTGGTGCACATCAACCGCGTCGCCGCCACCGTCAAAGGCGGCCGTCGCTTCTCCTTCGCAGCCCTGATGGTCGTCGGTGACGGCAAGGGTCGCGTGGGCTTCGGTCACGGCAAGGCACGCGAAGTGCCGGAAGCCATCCGCAAGGCGACCGAAGAAGCCAAGAAGACGATGATCCGCGTGCCGCTGCGCGAGAACCGCACCCTGCACCACGACGGCAACGGCCGTTGGGGCGCCGGCAAGATCATGATGCGCGCTGCCCCTCCCGGCACCGGCGTGATCGCGGGTGGTCCGATGCGCGCCGTCCTGGAAACCCTCGGCGTCGCCGACGTGGTGGCCAAGTCGACCGGCTCGTCCAACCCCTACAACATGATCCGCGCGACGTTCGAGGCACTGAAAGTCCAGTCCTCGCCGCGTCAGGTCGCCTCCAAGCGTGGCAAGAAGGTCTCCGACCTGATGGGCCGCCGCAACGACGGCGCCTCGGCCATCGAGGCCGCGCCCGAAGCCGTGGAGTCCTGA
- the rplX gene encoding 50S ribosomal protein L24 — MAAKIKKGDRVVVLAGKDKGRTGEVAKVLPTENRVMVTGINMVQRHTRPSQGDPQGGIKNKEASLHLSNVAIADANGKASRVGFRMEGDKKVRFAKTTGDVI, encoded by the coding sequence ATGGCCGCCAAGATCAAGAAGGGCGACCGCGTCGTCGTCCTGGCCGGAAAAGACAAGGGCCGCACTGGCGAAGTCGCCAAGGTCCTGCCGACCGAGAACCGCGTGATGGTGACCGGGATCAACATGGTCCAGCGCCACACCCGTCCGTCCCAGGGTGACCCCCAGGGCGGTATCAAGAACAAGGAAGCGTCGCTTCACCTGTCGAACGTCGCGATCGCCGACGCCAACGGCAAGGCCAGCCGCGTCGGCTTCCGCATGGAAGGCGACAAGAAGGTTCGCTTTGCCAAGACGACGGGAGACGTCATCTGA
- the rpsQ gene encoding 30S ribosomal protein S17: MPKRILEGVVVSDKGDKTVVVVVQRTLLHPVMKKIVRLSKKYHAHDEANAFKEGDVARIRECAPKSKLKRWEVLSKDTPASAS, encoded by the coding sequence ATGCCCAAACGTATTCTCGAAGGCGTGGTCGTGTCCGACAAGGGCGACAAGACCGTCGTCGTCGTCGTCCAACGCACGCTGCTGCACCCGGTCATGAAAAAGATCGTGCGCCTGTCCAAGAAGTACCACGCCCACGATGAAGCGAACGCCTTCAAGGAAGGCGACGTCGCCCGCATTCGTGAGTGCGCCCCGAAATCCAAGCTGAAGCGTTGGGAGGTCCTCTCGAAGGACACCCCGGCCTCGGCGTCGTAA
- the rplO gene encoding 50S ribosomal protein L15: protein MKLNEIRDNEGAHKKRMRVGRGPGSGKGKTAGRGVKGQKSRSGVAIGGFEGGQMPLYMRMPKRGFNNPNALKLAEVNLWRLQDAVDAGKLDAKGEIKGDALVAAGVIRRVKDGVRILGTGEVKSALTLVVWSASAGAIKAIEAAGGSVVQERIAAEAKAAARVEKRNAAKGKVPAAKAPRGDANKISARTTRTASKA, encoded by the coding sequence ATGAAACTGAATGAAATCCGCGACAACGAGGGCGCTCACAAGAAGCGCATGCGCGTCGGCCGCGGCCCGGGTTCGGGCAAGGGCAAGACCGCCGGTCGCGGCGTCAAGGGTCAGAAGTCGCGTTCGGGCGTCGCCATCGGCGGGTTCGAAGGCGGCCAGATGCCGCTGTACATGCGGATGCCCAAGCGCGGCTTCAACAATCCCAACGCCCTGAAGCTGGCCGAAGTGAACCTGTGGCGCCTGCAGGACGCCGTCGATGCCGGCAAGCTGGATGCCAAGGGCGAGATCAAGGGCGACGCCCTGGTCGCCGCCGGCGTGATCCGCCGCGTCAAGGACGGCGTGCGTATCCTGGGTACCGGTGAAGTGAAGTCGGCCCTGACGCTGGTCGTCTGGTCGGCCTCGGCCGGTGCCATCAAGGCGATCGAAGCCGCCGGTGGCTCGGTCGTCCAGGAGCGGATCGCCGCCGAAGCCAAGGCCGCCGCGCGCGTCGAGAAGCGCAACGCCGCCAAGGGCAAGGTGCCCGCCGCCAAGGCACCGCGTGGCGATGCCAACAAGATCTCGGCACGCACGACCCGCACGGCTTCGAAAGCCTAA
- a CDS encoding 50S ribosomal protein L23, which produces MAAAPTAKHYDTILSPIITEKATILSEQNKVVFRVAGTSTKDEIAAAVESLFKVNVLKVNTLVQKGKTKRFRGIMGRRVDIKKAIVTLAEGQSIDVTTGL; this is translated from the coding sequence ATGGCCGCCGCTCCAACCGCCAAACACTACGACACCATCCTGTCGCCGATCATCACCGAGAAGGCGACGATCCTGTCGGAGCAGAACAAGGTCGTGTTCCGCGTCGCGGGCACCTCGACCAAGGACGAGATCGCCGCTGCGGTCGAAAGCCTGTTCAAGGTCAACGTCCTGAAGGTCAACACCCTGGTTCAAAAGGGCAAGACCAAGCGCTTCCGCGGCATCATGGGCCGTCGGGTCGACATCAAAAAAGCGATCGTGACGCTGGCTGAAGGCCAGTCGATCGACGTCACGACGGGGCTCTAA
- the rplB gene encoding 50S ribosomal protein L2: MALKTYNPTSPGRRALVLIDRSELFKGRPEKSLTEGLTKSGGRGQGGRIAVRFRGGGAKRLYRKIDFKRRKFQTATVERLEYDPNRTAFIALITYEDGEKAYIVAPQRLKAGDTIVAGEKTDVKPGNAMPLRSIPVGTIIHCVEMKPGKGAQLARSAGAYAQLVGRDQGYAQIRLGSGELRMVLDGCMATVGAVSNADHMNQNLGKAGRVRHMGFRPHVRGVAMNPVDHPHGGGEGKTSGGRTPVTPWGKDTKGTRTRKNKATDRFIIRSRHLKKAR; encoded by the coding sequence ATGGCCTTGAAAACCTACAATCCGACATCGCCGGGCCGTCGCGCCCTGGTGCTGATCGACCGCTCGGAGCTCTTCAAGGGCCGTCCCGAGAAGTCGCTGACCGAAGGCCTGACCAAGTCGGGGGGACGTGGTCAGGGCGGTCGTATCGCCGTCCGCTTCCGCGGCGGTGGTGCCAAGCGCCTGTATCGCAAGATCGACTTCAAGCGTCGCAAGTTCCAGACGGCGACCGTCGAGCGGCTGGAGTACGACCCCAACCGTACCGCCTTCATCGCCCTCATCACCTATGAGGACGGCGAAAAGGCCTACATCGTCGCGCCGCAACGCCTGAAGGCGGGCGACACGATCGTGGCCGGCGAAAAGACGGACGTTAAGCCCGGCAACGCCATGCCGCTGCGCTCCATCCCCGTCGGCACCATCATCCACTGCGTGGAAATGAAGCCCGGCAAGGGCGCTCAGCTGGCCCGTTCGGCCGGTGCCTATGCCCAGCTGGTGGGTCGCGATCAGGGTTACGCCCAGATCCGCCTCGGCTCGGGCGAGCTGCGCATGGTCCTGGACGGCTGCATGGCCACGGTGGGCGCCGTTTCGAACGCCGACCACATGAACCAGAACCTCGGCAAGGCCGGTCGCGTTCGTCACATGGGCTTCCGTCCGCACGTTCGCGGCGTCGCCATGAACCCGGTCGACCACCCGCACGGTGGTGGTGAAGGCAAGACGTCCGGCGGCCGGACCCCGGTCACGCCGTGGGGCAAGGACACCAAGGGTACCCGCACCCGCAAGAACAAGGCGACGGATCGCTTCATCATCCGTAGCCGCCACCTCAAGAAGGCTCGCTAA
- the rplP gene encoding 50S ribosomal protein L16, with translation MLQPKKTKYRKAFKGRIHGAAKGGFSLNFGSYGLKTLEPERITARQIEAARRAITRQMKRQGRVWIRVFPDVPVSGKPAEVRMGKGKGAVDHWAARCHPGRILFEIDGVADDVAREALRLGAAKLPVRTKVVTRLDAGVSHVEHVA, from the coding sequence ATGCTGCAACCGAAGAAAACCAAGTATCGCAAGGCCTTCAAGGGCCGCATCCACGGCGCTGCCAAGGGCGGCTTCTCGCTGAACTTCGGGTCCTACGGCCTGAAGACGCTGGAGCCGGAACGCATCACCGCGCGTCAGATCGAGGCGGCCCGCCGCGCGATCACCCGCCAGATGAAGCGTCAGGGCCGGGTCTGGATCCGCGTGTTCCCGGACGTTCCCGTCTCGGGCAAGCCTGCCGAAGTCCGTATGGGCAAGGGCAAGGGCGCGGTGGATCACTGGGCGGCGCGCTGCCACCCGGGCCGGATCCTGTTCGAAATCGACGGCGTTGCCGACGACGTGGCCCGTGAGGCCCTGCGTCTGGGTGCCGCCAAGCTGCCGGTCCGCACCAAGGTGGTCACCCGCCTGGACGCCGGTGTCTCGCACGTGGAGCACGTCGCCTGA
- the rpsN gene encoding 30S ribosomal protein S14: MAKKSAVNRNEMVKALVAKYASKRAALKATANDESLPLEERFDARLKLAELPRNSAAVRIRNRCEVTGRPRAFYRKLKMSRIALRELGNLGQIPGLTKSSW; encoded by the coding sequence ATGGCTAAGAAAAGCGCCGTGAACCGCAACGAGATGGTGAAAGCCCTCGTCGCCAAATATGCCTCCAAGCGCGCCGCGCTGAAGGCGACCGCCAACGACGAGAGCCTGCCTCTGGAAGAGCGTTTCGACGCCCGCCTGAAGCTGGCCGAGCTGCCGCGCAACTCGGCGGCCGTCCGGATCCGCAACCGCTGCGAAGTGACGGGCCGTCCGCGGGCCTTCTATCGCAAGCTGAAGATGAGCCGGATCGCGCTTCGCGAACTCGGCAACCTGGGCCAGATCCCGGGCCTGACGAAGTCCAGCTGGTAA
- the rpsH gene encoding 30S ribosomal protein S8 — protein sequence MMINDPLSDMIARMKNAAMRKRSKVLTPASRLRQRVLDVLQDEGYIRGYSLVQNPGEFPQFEIELKYFDGQPVIAEIARVSKPGRRVYSAISDLKPIKNGLGISILSTSKGVMSDAAARDANVGGEVLCRVY from the coding sequence ATGATGATCAACGATCCCCTGAGCGACATGATCGCTCGCATGAAGAACGCGGCCATGCGCAAGCGTTCCAAAGTGCTCACCCCGGCCTCCCGTCTGCGCCAGCGCGTCCTCGACGTGCTGCAGGACGAAGGCTACATCCGCGGCTATTCGCTGGTTCAGAACCCCGGTGAATTCCCGCAGTTCGAGATCGAGCTCAAGTACTTTGACGGCCAGCCGGTCATCGCCGAGATCGCACGCGTGTCCAAGCCGGGCCGCCGCGTCTACTCGGCGATCTCCGACCTGAAGCCGATCAAGAACGGCCTGGGCATCTCGATCCTTTCGACTTCTAAGGGCGTCATGTCCGACGCTGCCGCTCGCGACGCCAACGTCGGCGGCGAAGTCCTCTGCAGGGTCTACTAA
- the rplN gene encoding 50S ribosomal protein L14 — protein sequence MIQMQTNLEVADNSGARRVMCIKVLGGAGRRYASVGDTIVASVKEAIPRGRVKKGEVVRAIVVRTAKDIQRKDGSVIRFDKSAAVIVNKQNEPVGTRIFGPVPRELRAKNHMKIISLAPEVL from the coding sequence ATGATCCAGATGCAAACTAACCTGGAGGTGGCCGACAACTCGGGCGCTCGCCGGGTCATGTGCATCAAGGTGTTGGGCGGCGCAGGCCGTCGCTACGCCTCGGTGGGTGACACGATCGTCGCCTCGGTCAAGGAAGCCATTCCTCGCGGCCGCGTGAAAAAGGGTGAAGTGGTTCGCGCCATCGTCGTGCGCACCGCCAAGGACATCCAGCGCAAGGACGGCTCGGTCATCCGTTTCGACAAGTCGGCCGCCGTCATCGTCAACAAGCAGAACGAGCCCGTCGGCACGCGGATCTTCGGCCCGGTTCCCCGCGAACTGCGCGCCAAGAACCACATGAAGATCATCTCGCTGGCTCCGGAGGTTCTGTAG
- the rpmD gene encoding 50S ribosomal protein L30 produces MATVTVKQTGSPIRRKNDQRATLVGLGLNRMGRESTLEDTPSVRGMIAKVAHLTEIVEK; encoded by the coding sequence ATGGCTACCGTCACCGTCAAGCAGACCGGTTCGCCGATCCGCCGCAAGAACGACCAGCGCGCCACCCTGGTGGGCCTGGGTCTGAACCGCATGGGCCGCGAGTCCACGCTGGAAGACACCCCCTCGGTTCGCGGGATGATCGCCAAGGTCGCCCACCTGACCGAGATCGTCGAAAAGTAA
- the rpmC gene encoding 50S ribosomal protein L29 — protein MTKIADLRSQTNDQLGDQLLSLKKEQFNLRFQAATGQMEKTHRVGEVRKDIARISTLLREKRSAS, from the coding sequence ATGACCAAGATCGCCGATCTCCGCTCCCAGACGAACGACCAGCTGGGCGACCAGCTGCTGTCGCTCAAGAAGGAGCAGTTCAACCTGCGCTTCCAGGCCGCCACCGGCCAGATGGAAAAGACTCACCGCGTCGGTGAAGTCCGCAAAGACATCGCCCGCATCTCCACGCTTCTGCGTGAGAAGCGCTCGGCTTCGTAA
- the rplF gene encoding 50S ribosomal protein L6 — translation MSRIGKRPITVPKGVTVTIDGQTITVKGPKAERSWTLAEEVELTQNDGELSLAIRADTQRARAMWGLSRTLVDNMVVGVTDGFERTLELVGVGYRAAMKGNDLSLQLGFSHEVNVVAPAGVTFAVPKQTEIKISGPDKQVVGELAANIRKLRPPEPYKGKGVRYAGEKVRRKEGKKK, via the coding sequence ATGTCCCGTATCGGAAAACGTCCCATCACCGTGCCGAAAGGCGTGACCGTCACCATCGACGGCCAGACCATCACCGTGAAAGGCCCCAAGGCCGAGCGGTCCTGGACCCTGGCCGAAGAGGTCGAGCTGACCCAGAACGACGGCGAGCTGAGCCTGGCGATCCGCGCCGACACCCAGCGCGCCCGCGCGATGTGGGGTCTGTCGCGGACCTTGGTCGACAACATGGTCGTCGGTGTCACCGACGGCTTCGAGCGCACGCTCGAGCTGGTCGGCGTGGGTTACCGCGCCGCCATGAAGGGCAATGACCTGTCGCTTCAGCTGGGCTTCTCGCATGAAGTGAACGTGGTGGCTCCGGCCGGCGTGACCTTCGCGGTGCCCAAGCAGACCGAGATCAAGATCTCCGGCCCCGACAAGCAAGTGGTCGGTGAACTGGCGGCCAACATCCGCAAGCTGCGTCCGCCGGAGCCCTACAAGGGCAAGGGCGTCCGTTACGCCGGCGAGAAGGTGCGTCGCAAGGAAGGCAAGAAGAAGTAA
- a CDS encoding adenylate kinase, producing the protein MNLILFGPPAAGKGTQAKRLVEQRGMVQLSTGDMLREAIASGSDLGQQCKEIMSKGGLIADDIVIALIEARLTEAEEAGGAIFDGFPRTIAQAEALDAMLAKLDKKIDAVVRLKVDDEALLERVSKRFADQGRPDDNPESFKVRLDAYNRNTAPLLPYYSDKGLLTEVDGMGSIETVATAISGALARA; encoded by the coding sequence ATGAACCTGATCCTGTTCGGGCCCCCCGCGGCCGGCAAGGGTACGCAGGCCAAGCGGCTGGTCGAACAGCGCGGCATGGTCCAGCTGTCGACCGGCGACATGCTGCGCGAGGCGATCGCCTCGGGCTCGGACCTGGGTCAGCAGTGCAAGGAGATTATGTCGAAGGGCGGCCTGATCGCCGACGACATCGTCATCGCCCTGATCGAGGCGCGGCTGACGGAGGCCGAGGAGGCTGGCGGAGCCATCTTCGACGGCTTTCCCCGCACCATCGCCCAGGCCGAGGCCCTGGACGCCATGCTGGCCAAGCTGGACAAGAAGATCGACGCCGTGGTGCGTCTGAAGGTCGACGACGAGGCCTTGCTGGAGCGGGTCTCCAAGCGGTTCGCCGATCAAGGCCGGCCGGACGACAATCCCGAAAGCTTCAAGGTCCGGCTGGACGCCTACAACCGCAACACCGCGCCGCTGTTGCCGTACTACAGCGACAAGGGTCTGCTGACCGAGGTGGATGGCATGGGTTCGATCGAGACCGTGGCCACGGCCATCTCCGGGGCCCTGGCCCGCGCCTGA
- the rpsC gene encoding 30S ribosomal protein S3, with product MGQKINPIGFRLGVNRTWDSRWFADGPSYARLLHQDLALRTWLKERLNAAGVSRIIIERPHKKCRVTIYAARPGVVIGKKGADIEKLRKDISARTEGEVHLNIVEVRKPETDAQLIAENIAQQLERRIAFRRAMKRSMQSAMRLGAKGVRINVSGRLGGAEIARMEWYREGRVPLHTLRADIDYGFIEAKTTYGIIGVKVWVFKGEVLEHDPMAQDKRWALEAAGPSSNEGRGGDRGGRNDRGQRRGREG from the coding sequence ATGGGTCAGAAAATCAATCCGATCGGTTTCCGCCTCGGCGTGAACCGTACCTGGGACAGCCGCTGGTTCGCCGACGGCCCGTCCTACGCCCGTCTGCTGCACCAGGACCTGGCGCTGCGCACGTGGCTGAAGGAGCGTCTGAACGCCGCCGGCGTCTCGCGCATCATCATCGAGCGTCCGCACAAGAAGTGCCGCGTGACGATCTATGCCGCCCGTCCGGGCGTCGTGATCGGCAAGAAGGGCGCCGACATCGAGAAGCTCCGCAAGGACATCTCGGCCCGCACCGAGGGTGAAGTTCACCTGAACATCGTCGAAGTGCGCAAGCCCGAGACCGACGCCCAGCTGATCGCCGAGAACATCGCGCAGCAGCTGGAACGCCGGATCGCCTTCCGCCGCGCCATGAAGCGTTCGATGCAGTCGGCCATGCGCCTGGGTGCCAAGGGCGTCCGCATTAACGTCTCGGGTCGCCTCGGCGGTGCCGAAATCGCGCGGATGGAATGGTATCGCGAAGGCCGCGTGCCGCTGCACACCCTGCGCGCCGATATCGACTACGGCTTCATCGAGGCCAAGACGACCTACGGCATCATCGGTGTGAAGGTCTGGGTCTTCAAGGGTGAAGTCCTGGAACACGATCCGATGGCGCAGGACAAGCGCTGGGCTCTGGAAGCGGCCGGTCCGTCGTCGAACGAAGGCCGTGGTGGTGATCGCGGCGGTCGTAACGACCGCGGTCAACGTCGCGGGCGTGAGGGCTAA